A stretch of DNA from Triticum dicoccoides isolate Atlit2015 ecotype Zavitan chromosome 2A, WEW_v2.0, whole genome shotgun sequence:
CCACACGAATGGGCGACACTTGTTGGCGCGCGAAGTGCTTCTGGAAGCTGAAGACAGAATTATTCCCAGGCTGAACCCCCGCATTCTTATCAAGCGATCTGGAAGAGCTTGGCTCGCCCTCTAGAAAGTAACTGTGCGGCGTCATCATCTCcacctcctcgtcatcatcatccccGGTGAGACCAAGCATCCGCCGGTAGGACTCCACCTCTTTCTGCAAAGACCTGGTCTCGCGCTCCCTCATGAGCAAGATGTCCTTGAGCTCCTCCACCTCATTCTCGTAGAAGGCGCAGCGCTCATCAGAGGTGCGGCGCTGCTGCCGCACCTCCATCTCCAAGGACGATTTCTCCTTCTGCAGACGCAGGATCATCGccatggcctcctcggccgcggatGCTGCGGCGCTGCGTTCCTTGTCCAGCTCCTGCTGCAGCGCCGAGACGTCATTCCCCTCGTCCACCTCCCGCTTCAGattcacctcctcctcttcctcatcgacGGACTCGGCTTTGCCCTCCCCCTCGTCCTGGCTGTCGTCGTCGGAGTTGAAGACGAAGGGGAAGCGGGAgcgaagggagaggaggagggactCGAGGACGCGGGAGGGGTAGCGGAAGAGGAAggcgaagaggcaggggaggtgcgggcgggagcaggtgcaggggaggcggaggcggaagagcgcgaggagggcggaggccgcggACGCGGCGGCCGCGGCGCAGAGGAAGGCGTAGACGATGGCGAGGTCGAGGAAGGCGCCGGCCAGCGCCCGCGCCGTCCAGCGCGCGTGCACGCCCGCGACGCCAGGGCAGGGCGCCATCAGCGCATAACGATCGCCCGCCGAATCTGAGAGGATTCCCCCGCCGATTCCTCCACCGGATTCCGGGTGGTTGTTGCTGTTCGGTGGGGAAAGGTGGAGGAGTCCTGCCGTGCCGGGATTTGGCTCCCTTGGCCTCGTCGTTTCCAAGGCGGCTGCGCTGCGCGGGCGGTTGCCGGGCGGGCGGCGGGGAAACGGTGGGGGCAGTCGGTGGAATCGCCCGCGCCGACGTGCGGGGTCCACGTCGTGCACCTCGTGCGGCAGGGCTATTTGTTTGGTATCCCGGCGGCCCGGCGCTTCGCTTCGCTTGGCGTCGTTGTTCGGTTGGGCGTTGTCCGGCAGGCCAATTCTGTCAAGCTATACGCGAGCCGCTTCATTTGGCAAAACCAGGCAGGCAGGGCAAGATTACTGACCTGTACCAAACGTCCAAACTCCAAACCACGGGCCACGGTGTTTACTTGTTTAGAATTAGATAGACTTCGGGGATGGGAAATGATCGCGTAGAACAGTCCACCGCGACGTCAGTAATGCTAACTGGCAAACATTTGTTGGGAAGGAACTCCCAGCGAACACTCCCATAGCCGTTTGATCGCGATCAAACAATGATTTTTTCTTTTTCGAAAAATTGCCTTCTATAAGGAACCCATGCTAGTCTGAACATTATCACCCACTATAAGTAAAATTGTAATAAAAATCGTTCGCAAATGTCATCCTCCACTATAAGTAAAGTGGTTGCCGATTGCGAATGTTCGTACAAATAAGGGGTTTAGCCCAACAACCTTGTAGTCTGATGTGAGGTTTGCATGGAATCTGGCCAAGGAGGTCCATTGGTGCAATAATGAAGACAATATTTTCATGGTTCAATTCGGGTGCTTGGGAGATTGAAATACTTCTATGAATATGCGACCCTAGTTATTTCATAATCAAGATTTACTCATTGTGGAATATGGTGGGTTCACTAATCTGAGGTATGTGGTATTGCATAAGATTACAGTCTGGGCAAGAGTGCTTAGGTTGCCGGATAACTTTGTGATCACAGCGGCTATCAAAGGAATTTGTCGTAAGATGAGTAAGGTGTTGGAGGTCCAATCTACCTTAGCACGGATTTTGCTAGGAAGTTTGTTTGAGTTAGAGTGGTGCTAGACGTGACCAAGAAGCTCATCAAGTTTGTGTCCGTAACAAATAATGATGTGACTGAATTCTATCAAGTGCAATATAAAAAAAACCCACTTTGGGAATTGTGGTATGGTAGTCCACTAGTACTAGGAATGCGACACCGTCGAGCATGATGTGTCAAAACTCGAGTGCGGTGATTTCATGTTAGCTGGGTAGAGGTCGTGGTACTAGTCAATGTTTTGCTTGTGGACGAGGTGATCTGGATGGCCATGGTAGCGCCCCTCCTTTTGGTAATGGTCGAGGGAGAGGAGACATTCCTTTCGGTTATGGTCGTGGATATATGACAGCTGGTGGCATAATGCCTTATTCAATCGGGATGGAGCAGCCAATATGGATGATACGTGTCTCcagcgtatatataattttttattgttccatgctattatgttattcatattggatgttttatatgcattattatgctattttatatcaattttcgagattaatctattaacctagtgcctagtgtcagttgttattttttccttgttttatctTTTACAAAAAAATCAATACcacacggagtccaaatagaacgaAACATTTTGATGTtttttcttggacaagaagacacccacgaagctttgggaggaggccagaaggcCCACGATTGAGCCACAAAGCTAaccaggcgcgccctagggggcgccctatgagcttgtgggccccccATGGCTCTTCTAACCCTAATCTTCGCTCTATAAATAACCAAATATTCCCCGAAGACCAGAGGGCAGACCAAAAAATACTTTTTCGCTGCCGCAAGTTTCTGTCCTCgttagatcccatcttggggctttttttggtactctgtcggagggggattcgatcacggaggacctctacaccaaccttgctgccctgccgatcatgtgtgagtagtttaccacagacctacgggtccatagctagtagcttgatggcttcttctctctctttgatcttcaatacaatgttctccttgatgttcttggggatctattcgatgtaatcttcttttgcggtgtgtttgttgagatccaatgaattgtgagtttatgataagattatctatgaatattatttgagtcttttttgaactcttttatgcatgattaagatagctttgtatttctctccgacctattgatttggtttggccaactagattgatttttcgtgcaatgggagaggtgctttgcgattggttcaatcttgcgggtgTCCtcgcccagtgacagaaggggtagcgagacacgtatttgtattgttgccattaaggataaaaagatgggttttttaCCATGTTGATTGGAtccattcctctacatcatgtcatcttgcttaaggcgttactccgttcttcttaacttaataccctagatgcatgttggatagcggtcgatgtgtgaagtaatagtattagatgcaggagccagtctacttgtcacgaacgtgatgcctatattcatgatcattgccttagatatcgtcatgattattcgcttttctatcgattgctcaacagtaatttgttcacccactctaAGCTTTCTTTCaagggagaagcctctagtgaaaactatgccccccaggtctacttttaccatattattttcagatctataaaaccaaaaatacccaaaaataccttgctgcaattgatTTACCTTTaccttattttgcacttttatttagCTTTTATACCTATCACtattagatctcatccttgcaaataaccgtgaagggattgacaacccctttgtcgcgttgggtgcaagtattattTTGTTTGTGAAGGTGCTATCATTAGAGACTTGtgtgtttctcctactggattgataccttggttcttaactgaggtaaatacttatctccctttgcggcatcaccctttcctcttcaaggaaaatacCTTGGTTCTTAGCAGGAAGaaattctggcgccgttgccagggaggttctacatcaagcctgaaggaaatatgccctagaggcaataataatgttattgttttatttccttatatcatgataaatgtttattattcatgctagaattgtattatccggaaacataatacttgtgtgaatacatagacaaaccaaacgtcactagtatgcctctacttgactagctcattaatcgaagatggttatgtttcctaaccatagatatgtgttgtcatttgattaatgggatcacatcattaggagaatgatgtgattgacatgacccattccattagcttagcacccgatcgtatagtatgttgctattgctttcttcatgacttatacatgttcctatgactatgagattatgcaactcccgtttaccggaggaacactttgtgtgctaccaaacgtcacaacataactgggtgattataaaggagctctacaggtgtctccaaaggtgaatgttgggttggcgtattttgagattaggatttgtcactccgattgtcggagaggtatctctgggccctctcggtaatgcacatcacataagccttgcaagcattacaactaatgagttagttgcaagatgatgtattatgaaacgagtaaagagacttgccggtaatgagattgaactaggtattgagataccgatgatcgaatctcaggcaagtaacataccgatgacaaagggaacaacatatgttgttatgcggtctggccgataaagaccttcgtagaatatgtaggagtcaatatgagcatacaggttccgctattggttattgaccggagacgtgtctcggtcatgtctacattgttctcgaacccgtagggtccgcacgcttaaggtttcgatgacagttatattatgagtttatgagttttgatgtaccaaagttagttttgagtcccggatgtgatcacggacatgacgaggagtctcgaaatggtcgatacataaagattgatatattggacggctatatttggacaccggaagtgttccgggtgatttcggagaaaaccggtgagccggagggttaccggaaNNNNNNNNNNNNNNNNNNNNNNNNNNNNNNNNNNNNNNNNNNNNNNNNNNNNNNNNNNNNNNNNNNNNNNNNNNNNNNNNNNNNNNNNNNNNNNNNNNNNNNNNNNNNNNNNNNNNNNNNNNNNNNNNNNNNNNNNNNNNNNNNNNNNNNNNNNNNNNNNNNNNNNNNNNNNNNNNNNNNNNatgggccatatgggccttagtggagatcacaagcacaagatgatgatggccatatcatatcacttatattgattgcatgtgatgtttatcttttatgcatcttctcttgctttgattggcggtagcattttaagatgatctctcactaattatcaagaagtgttctccctgagtatgcaccgttgcgaaagttcttcgtgctgagacaccacgtgatgatcgggtgataggctctacgttcaaatacaacgggcacaaaacagttgcacacgcagaatactcaggttatacttgacgagccaagcatatacatatatggcctcggaacacagagaccgaaaggtcgagcgtgaatcatatagtagatatgatcaacatagcgatgttcaccaatgaaactgctccatctcacgtgatgatcggacatggtttagttgatttggatcacgtaatcacttagaggattagagggatgtctgtctaagtgggagttctttagtaatatgattaattgaacctaaatttatcatgaacttagtacctgatagtatcttgcttgtttatgtttgattgtagatagatgacccgtgttgttgttccgttgaattttaatgctttccttgagaaagcaaagttgaaagatgatggtagcaattacacggactaggtccgtaacttgaggattatcctcattgctgcacagaagaattacgtcctggaagcaccgctgggtgccaggcctgctgctggagcaacaccagatgttatgaacgtctggcatagcaaagctgatgactactcgatagttcaatgtgccatgctttacggcttagaatcgggacttcaacgacgttttgaacgtcatggagcatatgagatgttccaggagttgaagttaatatttcaagcaaatgcccggattgagagatgtgaagtctccaataagttctatagccgcaagatggaggagaacagttctgtcagtgagcatatactcaaaatgtctgggtataataatcacttgattcaattgggagttaatcttccagatgattgcgtcattgacagaattctccaatcactaccaccaagctacaagagctttgtgatgaactataatatgcaagggatgaataagactattcccgagctcttcgcaatgctgaaagctgcggaggtagaaatcaagaaggagcatcaagtgttgatggtcaacaagaccactagtttcaagaaaaagggcaaagggaagaagaaggggaacttcaaaaagaacagcaagcaagttgctactcaagagaagaaacccaaacctggacctaagccagaaacagagtgcttctactgcaagcagactggtcactggaagcggaactgcccccaagtatttggcggataagaaggatggcaaggtgaacaaaggtatacgtgatatacatgttattgatgtgtaccttactaatgctcgcactagcacctgggtatttgatactggttctgttgctaatatttgcaactcgaaacagggactacggattaagcgaagattggctaaggacgaggtgacgatgcgcatgggaaatggttccaaagtagatgtgatcgcagtcggcaagctacctctacatctaccttcgggattagtattagacctaaataattgttatttggtgccagcgttaagcatgaacattatatctggatcttgtttgatgcgagacggttattcatttaaatcagagaataatggttgttctatttatatgagtaatatcttttatggtcatgcacccttaaagagtggtctattcttattaaatctcgatagtagtgacacacatattcatagtgttgaagccaaaagatgcagagttgataatgatagtgcaacttatttgtggcactgtcgtttgggtcatatcggtgtaaagcgcatgaagaaactccatactgatgggattttggaaccacttgattatgaatcacttggtacttgcgaaccgtgccttatgggtaagatgataaaaacaccgttctccggtactatgaagagagcaacagatttgttggaaatcatacatacagatgtatgtggtccgatgaatgtcgaggctcgtggcggatatcgttattttctcaccttcacagatgacttaagcagatatgggtatatctacttaatgaaacataagtctaaaacgtttgaaaagttcaaagaatttcagagtgaagttgaaaatcatcgtaacaagaaaataaaattcctacgatctgatcgtggaggagaatatttgagttacgagtttggtgtacatttgaaacaatgtggaatagtttcgcaactcacgccacccggaacaccacagcgtaatggtgtgtccgaacgtcgtaatcgtactttactagatatggtgcgatctatgatgtctcttcctgatttaccgctatcgttttggggatatgctctagagacggccgcattcacgttaaatagggcaccatcaaaatccgttgagacgacgccttatgagctgtggtttggcaagaaaccaaagttgtcgtttctgaaagtttggggctgcgatgcttatgtgaaaaagcttcaacctgataagctcgaacctaaatcggagaaatgtgtcttcataggatatccaaaggaaactattggatacaccttctatcacagatccgaaggcaagacttttgttgctaaattcggaaactttctggagaaggagtttctctcgaaagaagtgagcgggaggaaagtagaacttgacaaggtaaatgtacctgctcccttattggaaagtagtacatcacagaaacatgtttctgtgacacctacaccaattagtgaggaagctaatgataatgatcatgaaacttcagaacaagatactactgaaccttgtagatcaaccagagtaagatccgcgccagagtggtacggtattcctgttctggaagtcatgctactagatcatgatgaacctacgaactttgaagaagcgatggtgagcccagattccgcaaaatggcttgaagccatgaaatctgagatggtatccatgtatgagaacaaagtatggactttggttgacttgcccactgatcggcaagcaattgagaataaatggatcttcaagaagaagactgacgctaacggtaatattattgtctacaaagctcgacttgtcgcaaaaggttttcggcaagttcaagggattgactacgatgagaccttctcacccgtagcgatgcttaagtctgtccgaatcatgttagcaattgccacattttatgattatgaaatttggcaaatggatgtcaaaactgcattcctgaatggatttttgcaagaagagttgtatatgatgcagccggaaggttttgtcgatccaaaaggagctaacaaagtgtgcaagctccagcgatccatttatggactggtgcaagcctctcagagttggaataaacgctttgatagtgtgatcaaagcatttggttttatacagacttttggagaagcctgtatttacaagaaagtgagtgggagctctgtagcatttctgatattatatgtagatgacatattactaatcggaaatgatatagaatttctggatagcataaaaggatacttgaataaaagtttttcaatgaaagacctcggtgaagctgcctacatattgggcatcaagatctatagagacagatcgagacgcttaattggactttcacaaagcacataccttgacaaagttttgaaaaagttcaaaatggatcaagcaaagaaagaattcttgcctgtgttacaaggtgtgaaattgagtaagactcaaagtccgaccaatgcagaagatagagagaaaatgaaagatgttccctatgcttcagccataggctctatcatgtatgcaatgctgtgtaccagacctgatgtgtgtcttgctataagtctagcagggaggtaccaaagtaatccaggagttgatcactggacagcggtcaagaacatcctgaaatacctgaaaaggactaaggatatgtttctcatatatggaggtgacaaagagctcatcgtaaatggttacattgatgcaagctttgacactgatccggacgattctaaatcgcaaaccggatacgtgtttacattaaacggtggagctgttagttggtgcagttctaaacaaagcattgtggcgggatctacatgtgaagcggggtacatagctgcttcggaagcagcaaatgaaggagtctggatgaaggagttcatatccgatctaggtgtcatacctagtgcatcgggtccaatgaaaatcttttgtgacaatactggtgcaattgccttggcaaaggaatccagatttcacaagagaaccaagcacatcaagagatgcttcaattccatccgggatctagtccagatgggagacatagagatttgcaagatacatacggatctgaatgtagcagacccgttgactaagcctcttccacgagcagaacatgatcagcaccaaagctccatgggtgttagaatcattactatgtaatctagattattgactctagtgcaagtgggagactgaaggaaatatgccctagaggcaataataatgttattattttatttccttatatcatgataaatgtttattattcatgctagaattgtattatccggaaacataatacttgtgtgaatacatagacaaaccaaatgtcactagtatgcctctacttgactagctcattaatcgaagatggttatgtttcctaaccatagacatgtgttgtcatttgattaatgggatcacatcattaggagaatgatgtgattgacatgacccattccattagcttagcacccgatcgtatagtatgttgctattgctttcttcatgacttatacatgttcctatgactatgagattatgcaactcccgtttaccggaggaacactttgtgtgctaccaaacgtcacaacgtaactgggtgattataaaggagctctacaggtgtctccaaaggtgaatgttgggttggcgtatttcgagattaggatttgtcactccgattgtcggagaggtatctttgggccctctcggtaatgcacatcacataagccttgcaagcattacaactaatgagttagttgcaagatgatgtattacgaaacgagtaaagagacttgccggtaacgagattaaactaggtattgagataccgacgatcgaatctcgggcaagtacataccgatgacaaagggaacaacgtatgttgttatgcggtctgaccgataaagatcttcgtagaatatgtaggagccaatatgagcatccaggttccgctattggttattgaccggagacgtgtctcggtcatgtctacattgttctcgaacccgtagggtc
This window harbors:
- the LOC119354866 gene encoding myosin-binding protein 7-like, translated to MAPCPGVAGVHARWTARALAGAFLDLAIVYAFLCAAAAASAASALLALFRLRLPCTCSRPHLPCLFAFLFRYPSRVLESLLLSLRSRFPFVFNSDDDSQDEGEGKAESVDEEEEEVNLKREVDEGNDVSALQQELDKERSAAASAAEEAMAMILRLQKEKSSLEMEVRQQRRTSDERCAFYENEVEELKDILLMRERETRSLQKEVESYRRMLGLTGDDDDEEVEMMTPHSYFLEGEPSSSRSLDKNAGVQPGNNSVFSFQKHFARQQVSPIRVGRVKDGNEDSLPFQALGEVPVAGSKLGADRCEDDGTETVVILPLSARSLCLPQSARCLDQGGDVEVNAAAGMKGMEELTADEFQEEDSGRLDKTCHDFMASDNDANIFDVHVVDDICFSTEVKGLIGRSFSDATMQADKLQNRAAADDLLGKSLNAIKGAQNKMRLAASGRRQSLQLQLLEDIADQLQEIKDVADAGRHLHCISPKISKKS